A single genomic interval of Streptococcus suis harbors:
- a CDS encoding NUDIX hydrolase, translated as MNFEEKTIERTEIFKGHIFDVVVDDVALPNGGTGKRELIFHKGAVCVLAVTPEGKMILVKQYRKAIERAIYEIPAGKLELGEEDTLEDAALRELEEETGYTSDKLILLADFYSAIGFCNERIRLYLADNLIKVENPRPMDEDEVIELHEVTLEEALNLLATGDICDAKTIMAIQYLQLMRK; from the coding sequence ATGAATTTTGAAGAAAAAACCATTGAGCGGACAGAAATTTTTAAAGGGCACATTTTTGATGTAGTAGTAGATGATGTTGCCTTGCCAAATGGTGGAACTGGTAAGCGCGAACTGATTTTCCACAAGGGAGCGGTCTGTGTCTTAGCAGTTACTCCAGAGGGTAAGATGATTTTGGTTAAACAATACCGCAAGGCTATCGAGCGGGCTATCTATGAAATTCCAGCAGGAAAGTTGGAGCTAGGCGAAGAAGATACGCTTGAAGATGCTGCTTTGCGTGAATTAGAAGAAGAAACAGGCTATACTAGTGACAAACTGATCTTGTTGGCAGATTTCTATTCAGCCATCGGTTTCTGTAATGAACGAATTCGCCTTTATTTAGCAGATAACCTTATCAAGGTTGAAAATCCTCGTCCAATGGATGAAGATGAGGTTATCGAATTACATGAGGTAACCTTGGAAGAGGCTTTGAACTTGTTGGCTACTGGCGATATTTGTGATGCAAAGACCATCATGGCTATCCAATATTTACAACTCATGAGAAAGTAG
- the macP gene encoding cell wall synthase accessory phosphoprotein MacP: MGKPLLTDEILEKAKKKQYSDQSSQFGHYRPNQDISMDDALFDPYLEEDYQGYEEGQTIRIPVKPTVVKSRRIETIKREAFRSKVNKILFWVIILLIMFIIAVLFI, encoded by the coding sequence ATGGGCAAGCCCTTGTTGACGGATGAAATTTTAGAGAAAGCGAAAAAGAAACAGTATTCCGACCAATCTAGCCAGTTTGGACACTATCGTCCAAACCAGGATATATCAATGGATGATGCTCTATTCGATCCATATCTAGAAGAAGATTATCAGGGATATGAAGAGGGACAAACGATCCGAATCCCGGTCAAACCTACTGTAGTAAAAAGTCGCCGTATCGAAACCATCAAGCGAGAAGCTTTCCGCAGTAAGGTAAACAAAATCCTTTTTTGGGTCATCATCTTACTGATAATGTTTATCATTGCAGTATTATTTATTTAG